Genomic DNA from Candidatus Koribacter versatilis Ellin345:
GGCCATCCAGCAGATTCCGATGACCACCACAGTTTCGCCAAGGAACCTCAGTTATTTCGACTCGTATTCTTCGACGCCGCAAGGCAGTTGCTAAGGGGAAGGAAAAAGAAATGAAGAACTTCCATCCGATCAAAACAAAGCGCGCTGAGCAGGGATTTGCGCTGATCCTCACCTTGCTGCTGCTTTTGCTGGTGACGGGACTTGCCGTCTCGGTGATGTATTTGGCGATGAGCCAACGGCAGGTTGCCGGCTCCGACTCGGAAACCACGCTTGCGTACTACGGTGGTGAAGCAGGCATGGAAAAGATGATGGCGGATTTGGCTGATCTGTATCAGTCAAAGCAGACGCCATCGCTGTCGGACCTCTCGGCACTGACTTCGAAACAGCCGAACATCCAGGGAATCACGTACACGGATCCGAACGTGGCCAATGCGTACTTGGTGACGGCGCCTAACAACGGTTCGGGTTATCCAGTGTCTTACAGCTCCACCGTGGCATCCGGACCCAATGCCGGTCTGATCGCTCAGATCATCCCGATCAGCCTTTCGCTGACGGCAAGCCGTCCGGAAGGGACACAGGCGCGCATGTTCCGCAAAGTGGAAGTTGCGCTGATTCCGGTGTTCCAATTCGGAGTGTTCTCCGATGCCGATCTCAGCTACTTCCCGGGGCCTGTCTTCCAGTTTGGTGGACGCGTCCATACGAATGGAAATCTCTGGCTGGCATCCGGCAATAACCTGACGTTCTTCGACAAGATCACTGCTTATGGCAACGTGATCCGGGCAAAACTTGCCAACACTTTCGACGCAACCGCGGGGGCATACGGCGGGTCTGTGAACCTGCCAACCCAGCCCGGCGGCTGCGGAACGCCGGCTGCTCCAGGGGGTTCGTTCTGCCGTGCCATGGCCTTTACGGAAGGCAGTGTGAAATATGGCAACTATTGTCCGTCGGGCTTGAACTCAGCGCCGAATTGCGATTCGACCTCGAGCTATAACGCCGCATGGGCAACCACTGCAAGTTGGAGCGGAACCACTGGGCCGATCTCCGGCGGCAACGTTCTCTACCAGGGAATGATTCTCAACGGACAGACCGGCGCCACGAAATTGTCGCTGCCGTTCGTGGGCAACGGCGTTTCGCCAATTGAAATCATTCGGCGAGCACAGGCGGGTGACAGCGACTCGGTTTCACAATCGCGTTTGTATAACGAAGCCAGTATCCGTATTTTGCTCGACGACAACCCGTTTAATTTGAGCGCTGCGGGACCGGCGGATCCCAACAATATTCCGTTGGCGTCCGTGCTTTCCGGAGGCAAGATCAGCACTAGCGGTTGGGGCGGATCTCCTGCATATCCATACTGGGCGACCGGTACGAATGCCAACAATTTCCTCACGACCGGTAGGGATCCAAATTATATGGTTCCGGATCTTCGCGTCATTAACGACACGCAACCCGCTACGCCAGGCGGCAATGCAGTTGACCCTTATAAGTACCTGGCGGGCGCAGTTCCGGATGCTGGAGACGGAGGCAGTGGCGGCAAAACGGTTTATAGCTCGGTTGCCGGAAGTCCTTTTGCCACGGGGACCTACCTCGCCGCAAAGGCGACCGCTGGCGAAACCGAATGGCCGTTGCTGAGCGGATGGATTCGCGTGGAAGCTACCAGCACGGCGGGCAGCGGGTATTTCCCGGTGACCAAGGAGTGGCTCAGCTTCGGATGGACACGTCAGTACAACACGTTCCCTGATAGCGAAACACCCACTCCGAACACCATCGAGCCAAATGCGATCCTCCACTTGCAGCAGATCATCTCGGGTACACGCGGAACCATCAGCCCGACATACTCCGCAGTTGATATCAAGGGGTTCCAGGTGGTCCCGATCAACATGTATGATCCGCGCGAGGGCGAGTTGCGCGACGTAACGACCGGCAAAGCGGCGGGAAGCTGCGCGCTGAACGGCCTGATGAATCTAGTGGAACTGAACGTCGGCAACTTGAAGCGGTGGCTAGGTGGAACCATTGGCACCACGGGTACTTCAGTCGACAAAACCACCTTTAACGGCTACATCGTATATTTCTCCGATCGCCGTGGCGGGTCCTTTGACGGTGGTTACGACTATCTCGATACCACCAACTCGACGAACTCGATTACTGTGACGTCGTCACCCACTCCCAGTGCGAACGTGAGTACTGGTATCGGCGATGGCGTCCTCTCGGCAGAGGAAGATGTTTACCAGGGGACCTACCCAGTCGAAATCGGCGGAGCAGGTGCACCCACCGGCACCCTGGTTACGCCACCCAAGTTCATCGGCGCGGCTTTCGGCCTCGGACAGACCACAACTGGTAATCCCGGAGTATCGCAACGTATCAACTGCGCTACTTTAGGTGCCTGGAACGTGGTGCTTGCACCGCGCCATGCGCTGCGATTGGTCAACGGAACACTGAATAACCTGCCCATGCCCGGATTCACCGTCGCCAGCGAACAACCCGTCTATGTGGTGGGCAATTACAACGCCAGCAATGGTTCCGGGTTGCCGAACACCGGAGTAGACTCCGCGGCATCGGTTATCGCAGATACCGTGACGTTATTGTCCCGTTCGTTCAACGACAGTGGTTCACTCTTGACGCCGTTTGCACCTGACACCGCTTCCACGACCTATTACCGCCTGGCTATCGCGAGTGGTAAGACGCTGTCGTTTAAGCAGCCTTCGGGTTGGGGAAATGACTACGGTACCGATGGTGGAGTGCATAACTTCCTGCGCTACATCGAGAACTGGGGTTCTGCCAGTCTGTATTACGAAGGTTCGATGGTGAGCTTGTACTACTCGCGTTACGGCACTGGCGCATTCAAGTGCTGCACCACGGTGTACAGCCCCCCAACTCGTAAGTACAGCTTTGATCCGAATTTCCTCACGCCTTCGTTGCTGCCTCCGGGCACACCTGAATTCAAGGATGTTGTGGACCTTGGATTCCAGCAGAATTTGAATCCATAACCGGTCCCAACCGGCTCCAGTTATTGGCCAGGCTTCGCGCCTGGCCAGTTTTTTGAGCGGCCGGGGAGCCGCGGGCAGGTGCGCTGGATTCCTGCCTCCAAGTTACAATGGAGGAAAGTGTGGGAGTGTTTGGGATGCAAAATCCTCTTAAGCTCAAGAAGATCCATCACGTTGAATTTTGGGTAGGGAACGCCAAGCAGGCGGCCTACTATTATCGCAAAGGCTTCGGATTCAACCAGCTTGCGTATCGCGGTCTTGAGACCGGCTCACGCGACGTCGCCTCGTACGTCCTCCAGCAGAACAAGTGCAACTTCGTCCTGACAACGGCGATAAACCCGGAGCATCCTGCGGCCGACCACGTTCGTCGGCATGGCGACGGCGTGAAAGACATCGCTCTGCACGTGGAAGACGCCGATTTCGCCTTCGAAGAAGCCGTGAAGCGCGGCGCAAAGGCTGTCTTCGAGCCTAAAGATGTGATCGACAATTACGGTACCGTTCGTTGGGCTGCGGTGCACACCTACGGCGAAACCATCCACTCGTTTATTTCCTACAAGAATTATGGCGGTCCATTTCTGCCGGGATTTCAATCGGCGATTGTCCCCGGCGAAGAGACCGGCATCCTGCTGGTGGACCACATGGTCGGGAACGTCGAACTCGGCAAGATGAATGCCTGGGCCGATTTCTACCACGATGTATTCGGCTTCCATCGCTTCATCAGCTTCGACGACAAGGACATCTCGACCGAGTACTCGGCGCTGATGTCCATCGTGATGTCGGACGATTCGTACTTCGTGAAGTTTCCGATCAATGAGCCCGCACCGGGTAAGCGCAAGAGCCAGATTGACGAGTACCTCGAAGCGTATGGCAGCCCCGGGGTACAGCACATCGCGCTGCGCGTAACCGACGTCATTGAGACCGTCAGCAAGCTCCAGAAGAACGGTATCGAGTTCCTGCGCGTCCCAGACTCGTATTACGACATTGTGCAGGAACGCGTCGGGCCGATTGACGAGCCGATTGAGAAGATCAAGCAGCTCGGTATCCTGATCGACAAGGACGATGAAGGCTACCTGCTGCAGATCTTCAGCAAGCCGGTGGAGGACCGTCCCACGGTGTTTTTTGAGATTATTCAGCGCAAGGGAAGCCGCGGTTTCGGCAAAGGCAACTTTAAAGCACTGTTCGAGGCATTGGAATTGGAACAGGCACGGCGCGGCAACCTGTAACTGATTAGATTACGAAGGTCACGCGGGCCTTTCCGGCCCGCATCTTTTCGGACAAAATACCTACACACTTCCGCTCGAGGTCACATGAACGATCGATACATGTCGGGTTTCGGCAACGAGTTCGCGACCGAAGCTGAACCGGGTGCGCTGCCAAAGGGGCAGAACTCGCCGCAAAAGGCGCCGCTCGGGTTGTACACCGAGCAATTGAGTGGAACGCCGTTCACAGCGCCACGATTGGCGAACCGCCGCACGTGGGCGTATCGCATCCGCCCTTCGGTGATGCACAAGCCCTACGAGGCTGCCGAGCAGAAGCTGCTACGCAGCACACCGTTCGATGAAGCTCCCACGCCGCCGAACCAAATGCGCTGGGATCCTCCGCCTATTCCGACGGAACCAACGGACTTTGTAGACGGCCTCATCACGATCGCGGGCAATGGCGATTCCACCATGCACAGCGGCGTCGCGATTCATCTGTACGTCGCGAACAAGAGCATGAACGACCGCTTCTTCTACGACGCCGACGGCGAATTGCTCATCGTGCCGCAGATGGGGAGGCTCATCTTCCACACGGAACTCGGGCGAATTGAAGCTGCGCCTGGAGAGATCGTTGTTATCCAGCGCGGTATCAAGTTCCGCGTTGAATTATTGGAGAAGCAGGCGCGGGGCTACATTTGCGAGAACTATGGGGCAATGTTCCGCCTGCCGGACCTCGGTCCGATCGGCGCCAATGGCTTGGCGAATACGCGCGATTTCCTGACGCCCGTTGCTTCGTACGAAGATCGCGAAGGCAGCTTCCGCGTGACCTCCAAGTTTTGCGGCAAGCTGTGGGAAGGGGAGTACAACCACTCGCCTCTCAACGTCGTCGCGTGGCACGGGAATTACGCACCATACAAGTACGATTTGGCAAACTTCAATTGCATTAACTCCGTCACGTTCGATCATCCAGATCCATCGATTTACACCGTGCTCACGGCGCCCTCGGAGATTCCGGGCACAGCAAACTGCGACTTCGTGATCTTCCCGCCACGCTGGATGGTCGCCGAGCACACTTTCCGGCCGCCATGGTTCCATCGCAACTTTATGAACGAGTTCATGGGCCTGATCAAGGGCGAGTACG
This window encodes:
- a CDS encoding PilX N-terminal domain-containing pilus assembly protein codes for the protein MKNFHPIKTKRAEQGFALILTLLLLLLVTGLAVSVMYLAMSQRQVAGSDSETTLAYYGGEAGMEKMMADLADLYQSKQTPSLSDLSALTSKQPNIQGITYTDPNVANAYLVTAPNNGSGYPVSYSSTVASGPNAGLIAQIIPISLSLTASRPEGTQARMFRKVEVALIPVFQFGVFSDADLSYFPGPVFQFGGRVHTNGNLWLASGNNLTFFDKITAYGNVIRAKLANTFDATAGAYGGSVNLPTQPGGCGTPAAPGGSFCRAMAFTEGSVKYGNYCPSGLNSAPNCDSTSSYNAAWATTASWSGTTGPISGGNVLYQGMILNGQTGATKLSLPFVGNGVSPIEIIRRAQAGDSDSVSQSRLYNEASIRILLDDNPFNLSAAGPADPNNIPLASVLSGGKISTSGWGGSPAYPYWATGTNANNFLTTGRDPNYMVPDLRVINDTQPATPGGNAVDPYKYLAGAVPDAGDGGSGGKTVYSSVAGSPFATGTYLAAKATAGETEWPLLSGWIRVEATSTAGSGYFPVTKEWLSFGWTRQYNTFPDSETPTPNTIEPNAILHLQQIISGTRGTISPTYSAVDIKGFQVVPINMYDPREGELRDVTTGKAAGSCALNGLMNLVELNVGNLKRWLGGTIGTTGTSVDKTTFNGYIVYFSDRRGGSFDGGYDYLDTTNSTNSITVTSSPTPSANVSTGIGDGVLSAEEDVYQGTYPVEIGGAGAPTGTLVTPPKFIGAAFGLGQTTTGNPGVSQRINCATLGAWNVVLAPRHALRLVNGTLNNLPMPGFTVASEQPVYVVGNYNASNGSGLPNTGVDSAASVIADTVTLLSRSFNDSGSLLTPFAPDTASTTYYRLAIASGKTLSFKQPSGWGNDYGTDGGVHNFLRYIENWGSASLYYEGSMVSLYYSRYGTGAFKCCTTVYSPPTRKYSFDPNFLTPSLLPPGTPEFKDVVDLGFQQNLNP
- the hmgA gene encoding homogentisate 1,2-dioxygenase gives rise to the protein MNDRYMSGFGNEFATEAEPGALPKGQNSPQKAPLGLYTEQLSGTPFTAPRLANRRTWAYRIRPSVMHKPYEAAEQKLLRSTPFDEAPTPPNQMRWDPPPIPTEPTDFVDGLITIAGNGDSTMHSGVAIHLYVANKSMNDRFFYDADGELLIVPQMGRLIFHTELGRIEAAPGEIVVIQRGIKFRVELLEKQARGYICENYGAMFRLPDLGPIGANGLANTRDFLTPVASYEDREGSFRVTSKFCGKLWEGEYNHSPLNVVAWHGNYAPYKYDLANFNCINSVTFDHPDPSIYTVLTAPSEIPGTANCDFVIFPPRWMVAEHTFRPPWFHRNFMNEFMGLIKGEYDAKAEGFVPGGASLHNCMSGHGPDAATYEKASHAELKPQYLGDTLAFMFETRFVCRPTKYALETAQLQHEYYTCWQDLKKHFRKP
- the hppD gene encoding 4-hydroxyphenylpyruvate dioxygenase; protein product: MQNPLKLKKIHHVEFWVGNAKQAAYYYRKGFGFNQLAYRGLETGSRDVASYVLQQNKCNFVLTTAINPEHPAADHVRRHGDGVKDIALHVEDADFAFEEAVKRGAKAVFEPKDVIDNYGTVRWAAVHTYGETIHSFISYKNYGGPFLPGFQSAIVPGEETGILLVDHMVGNVELGKMNAWADFYHDVFGFHRFISFDDKDISTEYSALMSIVMSDDSYFVKFPINEPAPGKRKSQIDEYLEAYGSPGVQHIALRVTDVIETVSKLQKNGIEFLRVPDSYYDIVQERVGPIDEPIEKIKQLGILIDKDDEGYLLQIFSKPVEDRPTVFFEIIQRKGSRGFGKGNFKALFEALELEQARRGNL